One stretch of Pontiella desulfatans DNA includes these proteins:
- a CDS encoding virulence RhuM family protein produces MSKKERELSIRDELTDFLLYTAPDGQVKVECVLHDETIWLPQKKMAELFGVGVPSISKHLNNIFESGELEEISVISILETTAADGKNYQTKFYNLDAIISVGYRVNSSRATQFRIWATKLLKEYIIKGFAMDDDRLKNGRHFGKDYFRELLERIRSIRASERRIYQQITDIFSECSIDYDPKSETTRRFYAHVQDKFHYAITGHTAAEIIYLKADAEKPLMGMMTHKNAPDGRVLKSDTTVGKNYLSEKEIKRLERAVTAFFDYIEGIIERRNTFTMDGFAESVNKFLEFNEYKMLEGHGTISRKKAEEKAFGEYEKFDKTQSIESDFDKMIKALPRKDEKTSE; encoded by the coding sequence ATGAGTAAAAAAGAGAGAGAACTATCCATCCGCGACGAACTGACCGACTTCCTGCTCTATACCGCCCCCGACGGACAGGTAAAGGTTGAATGCGTCCTTCACGACGAAACGATCTGGCTTCCCCAGAAAAAGATGGCCGAGCTGTTTGGCGTCGGCGTTCCCTCCATTTCCAAGCACTTGAACAACATCTTCGAAAGTGGCGAATTAGAGGAAATTTCAGTTATTTCCATTTTGGAAACAACTGCCGCTGACGGTAAAAACTACCAAACAAAGTTCTACAATCTTGATGCCATTATTTCCGTCGGATACCGCGTCAACTCATCCCGGGCCACCCAATTCCGTATCTGGGCAACCAAGCTTCTGAAAGAATACATCATCAAAGGCTTCGCGATGGATGACGATCGGCTCAAAAACGGTCGTCACTTCGGGAAAGACTATTTCCGGGAACTTCTGGAGCGCATTCGCTCCATCCGCGCCAGCGAACGCCGGATCTACCAGCAAATCACCGACATCTTCTCCGAGTGCAGCATCGACTACGATCCAAAATCGGAAACCACCCGCCGGTTCTACGCCCACGTGCAGGACAAATTCCACTATGCCATCACCGGACACACCGCCGCCGAAATCATCTATCTGAAAGCCGATGCAGAAAAACCCTTAATGGGAATGATGACCCACAAAAACGCCCCCGATGGCCGGGTGCTCAAATCCGACACCACCGTCGGAAAGAACTACCTTTCCGAAAAAGAGATCAAACGGCTCGAACGGGCGGTCACCGCCTTCTTCGACTACATCGAAGGCATTATCGAACGCCGCAACACCTTCACCATGGATGGCTTTGCCGAAAGCGTGAACAAGTTTCTCGAATTCAACGAATACAAAATGCTCGAAGGACACGGCACCATCTCGCGCAAAAAGGCCGAAGAAAAAGCCTTCGGCGAATACGAAAAATTCGACAAAACCCAATCCATCGAATCCGACTTCGATAAAATGATCAAAGCCCTGCCGCGGAAAGACGAGAAGACCTCCGAATGA
- the hemL gene encoding glutamate-1-semialdehyde 2,1-aminomutase, with amino-acid sequence MNSAQWFERAQKVIPGGVNSPVRAFNGVGGTPVYFKSGKGAKVQTEDGTELIDFCGSWGPLILGHARGEVVEAVSKAAADGLSFGANTAAEAEFAELLTSLVPEMEMVRLVSSGTEAVMTAVRLARGYTGRRKIIKFDGCYHGHSDYLLVASGSGLLTGGISSSAGVSPAATEEVFVAPYNDLGAVQEILKANGDEIAAVIVEPIAGNMGLVEPEPGFLEGLRAATAEAGSLLIFDEVINGFRLAPTTFGHTVGIEADITTLGKIIGGGMPIGAIGGSTKIMSTLAPLGPVYQAGTLSGNPVAVAAGMKTLELLRDESPYLKMEILGKRLADGVNRIAAEKGLDLHCAQRGGMFTPFFRKAAVRNLDDSKACDQKAHAAYFHHMLDHGFYTPPSGFEVAFVSAAHTEEHIDRFITELEKI; translated from the coding sequence ATGAATTCAGCACAATGGTTTGAGCGGGCACAGAAAGTCATCCCCGGCGGCGTGAACAGCCCGGTGCGCGCCTTCAACGGCGTGGGCGGAACGCCCGTCTATTTCAAGTCCGGCAAGGGCGCGAAGGTGCAGACCGAGGATGGCACCGAGTTGATCGACTTCTGCGGCTCATGGGGGCCGCTCATTCTGGGCCATGCGCGCGGCGAGGTGGTGGAGGCGGTTTCAAAAGCCGCCGCCGATGGCCTCAGCTTCGGCGCCAACACCGCGGCGGAAGCCGAGTTCGCGGAGTTGCTTACCTCGCTGGTGCCCGAAATGGAAATGGTGAGGCTGGTCAGCTCCGGCACCGAGGCGGTCATGACCGCCGTCCGCCTGGCGCGCGGCTACACGGGCCGCCGCAAGATCATCAAGTTCGATGGCTGCTACCATGGCCACTCCGACTACCTGCTCGTGGCCTCCGGCAGCGGGCTGCTGACGGGCGGCATTTCGTCGTCCGCCGGGGTATCGCCCGCCGCGACGGAGGAGGTGTTCGTTGCCCCCTACAACGACCTGGGGGCGGTACAGGAAATCCTGAAGGCCAACGGCGACGAGATCGCCGCCGTGATCGTCGAACCGATTGCGGGCAACATGGGATTGGTTGAACCGGAACCGGGCTTCCTCGAAGGCCTGCGCGCCGCCACCGCCGAAGCCGGCTCCCTGCTCATCTTCGACGAAGTCATCAACGGCTTCCGCCTTGCCCCGACCACCTTCGGGCATACGGTTGGCATCGAGGCCGACATCACCACGCTTGGCAAAATCATTGGCGGGGGCATGCCCATCGGCGCCATTGGCGGCAGCACCAAGATCATGTCCACCCTCGCGCCGCTCGGCCCGGTCTACCAGGCCGGCACCCTCAGCGGCAACCCGGTCGCCGTGGCCGCCGGCATGAAAACGCTCGAGCTGCTGCGCGACGAATCGCCTTACCTAAAGATGGAAATTCTGGGCAAACGACTGGCCGACGGCGTCAACCGCATCGCCGCAGAAAAGGGACTCGATCTGCACTGCGCGCAGCGCGGCGGCATGTTCACGCCCTTCTTCCGCAAAGCAGCCGTTCGTAACCTCGACGACTCGAAGGCCTGCGATCAAAAGGCGCACGCCGCCTATTTCCACCACATGCTCGACCACGGGTTCTACACCCCGCCGTCCGGATTCGAGGTCGCCTTCGTCTCCGCCGCCCACACCGAGGAACACATCGATCGGTTTATTACCGAACTGGAAAAAATTTAA
- the zupT gene encoding zinc transporter ZupT: MSNVWFALGLTVFAGMATGIGSAIAFMAKRTNFRFLSIATGFSAGVMLYVSFVEIFIKGVDSLVESYGDPMGHWINCASFFGGMALIGIIDALIPHAENPHEIHAEFETAPLHNPDAPMPTSDELKMKTIADEEQHTKHNHKLMRMGLFTALAIAIHNFPEGLATFLAALEDPSLGIPIAIAIALHNIPEGISVSVPIFYATGNRKKAFIYSFLSGLAEPVGAIIAYFALTLFVGEGGVIPPQVMGILFGGVAGIMVYISLDELLPTSRAYGKGHDSLFGLVGGMLVMALSLLLMR, encoded by the coding sequence GTGAGCAACGTCTGGTTTGCCCTCGGGTTGACGGTTTTCGCCGGCATGGCCACCGGCATCGGCAGCGCCATCGCCTTCATGGCCAAGCGCACCAACTTCCGTTTCCTGTCCATCGCCACCGGCTTCTCCGCCGGGGTCATGCTTTATGTCTCCTTCGTCGAAATCTTCATCAAGGGGGTCGACTCGCTGGTCGAATCCTATGGCGACCCCATGGGACACTGGATCAACTGCGCCTCCTTCTTTGGCGGCATGGCGCTCATCGGCATCATTGACGCCCTCATCCCCCACGCCGAAAACCCGCACGAAATCCACGCCGAGTTCGAGACCGCCCCCCTGCACAATCCCGATGCGCCGATGCCCACATCGGATGAACTGAAAATGAAAACCATCGCTGATGAGGAACAGCATACCAAACATAACCATAAACTGATGCGCATGGGGCTCTTCACCGCCCTCGCCATCGCCATCCACAACTTTCCCGAAGGCCTGGCCACCTTCCTGGCCGCACTGGAAGATCCCAGCCTCGGCATTCCGATCGCCATCGCCATTGCCCTGCACAACATTCCGGAAGGCATCAGCGTTTCCGTTCCCATCTTCTATGCCACCGGCAACCGCAAGAAAGCCTTCATCTATTCCTTCCTCAGCGGCCTGGCCGAACCCGTCGGCGCCATCATCGCCTATTTCGCACTCACCCTTTTCGTCGGCGAGGGCGGCGTCATTCCGCCGCAGGTCATGGGCATCCTCTTCGGCGGCGTCGCCGGCATCATGGTCTACATCAGCCTCGACGAGCTCCTGCCCACCAGCCGCGCCTACGGCAAGGGCCACGACTCCCTCTTCGGCCTTGTTGGCGGCATGCTCGTCATGGCGCTGAGCCTCCTGCTGATGCGCTAA
- a CDS encoding DUF302 domain-containing protein translates to MKYIVETSKSVEQAVADVEAAAKDYQFGVLHIHNLKQTMKNKGVDLANECQVLEICNPHKAHAVLTADMSLNMALPCRISVYSENGQTKIGMIKPKAMLAAISDSAELMAVAEEVEEATIAIIEQAK, encoded by the coding sequence ATGAAATATATCGTTGAGACCAGCAAGTCGGTGGAGCAGGCCGTTGCGGATGTCGAGGCCGCGGCAAAGGACTACCAGTTCGGAGTGCTTCATATCCACAACCTCAAGCAAACCATGAAAAACAAGGGCGTCGACCTGGCCAACGAATGCCAGGTACTCGAAATCTGCAACCCGCACAAAGCCCATGCCGTGCTCACCGCCGACATGAGCCTGAACATGGCGCTACCCTGCCGCATCTCGGTCTACTCCGAAAACGGGCAAACCAAGATCGGCATGATCAAACCCAAGGCCATGCTCGCGGCCATCTCCGATTCGGCCGAGTTGATGGCGGTGGCCGAAGAGGTGGAGGAAGCCACCATCGCAATCATCGAACAGGCTAAATAA
- a CDS encoding protein-tyrosine phosphatase family protein, with protein MFLFGQKEETCVRIPLDVKGKLYCSPMPFGPYDPGNALLKIYKQKKIEFVVMLVTDVELAKKAKRNVIETYKKNNIEPIRFPIADYTSPELHDFSKVVDQVACYLRAGANVAVHCNAGVGRTGVMTSCIVRDILKMSAEDAIIYVKQYMQTQMTDEQVRLTNRFLPLAERLQQGNNK; from the coding sequence ATGTTCCTGTTTGGCCAAAAAGAAGAAACCTGCGTGCGCATACCCCTGGATGTGAAAGGCAAGCTGTATTGCAGCCCCATGCCCTTTGGCCCCTACGACCCCGGCAACGCCCTGCTGAAAATCTATAAGCAAAAGAAAATCGAGTTCGTGGTCATGCTCGTGACCGATGTCGAGCTGGCGAAGAAGGCCAAGCGCAACGTGATCGAGACCTACAAGAAGAACAACATCGAGCCGATCCGCTTCCCGATCGCCGACTACACCAGCCCCGAGCTGCACGACTTCTCCAAGGTCGTCGACCAGGTGGCCTGCTATCTAAGGGCAGGAGCCAACGTGGCCGTGCACTGCAACGCCGGGGTTGGGCGCACCGGCGTCATGACCAGCTGCATCGTACGCGACATCCTGAAAATGTCGGCCGAAGACGCCATCATCTATGTAAAGCAATACATGCAAACCCAAATGACCGACGAACAGGTGCGCCTGACCAACCGGTTCCTCCCCCTTGCCGAGCGGCTCCAGCAGGGGAATAACAAGTGA
- a CDS encoding AAA family ATPase yields the protein MKILELRFKNLNSLYGEWCVDFSDPAFVADGLFAITGATGSGKSTLLDALCLALYGQTPRIKNISKSENEVMSRQTGECFAEVHFETAKGTYRTHWHQQRARKKPDGALQAPRREIADHRGTILATKLREVQETIDDVVGMGFDRFTRSILLAQGSFDSFLKADADDRSPILEQITGTGIYTEISKLVHQRNSAENQTLNELKAGLGGIQLLGADELEQLAFDLEQGEEKHRAESEKRDAAKAALDGLKRIETLTHELETNRAEQEALRGEHATFKPDAERLATAKRAQPLAVAHAKLVNVRNELRKTEAELQTATAALPNLEEQQSNAMAAYETAGKRLEEKEAAQQQQAPLLKQARAFDTQISERSTTLNKEQDELKKLQGELNSLQNKQAGNQTQLEKLQAQQVDAETYQSEQVQDAELVGQLAAILQSLEQLKKLTTAQRDAQQAAKQAASVAEKAAKTATEESGKLAITQKTFTETEGLLETIRNELAPLLDGTDWHARLEELRQRIKIEQRIQDAREAIAIKTAAAEEAGKELILKRSEQEGLQREQALVSENLQLQQKIESLETERASLADGEPCPLCGALEHPYATGLPARESSSLEKINAALSSLGNRINALTEQQSGANAERKALQTALTKDEAELGSLAPGNAEEVEQVAARIGQLAELERREKETKAALDDARDSLSHQRMAQQSARQSATAAMEKAETVEIQRIETATALKEAQNQLQQKVEPFGIPLSPETASQLTARHDQWIEADKQTTELKQTISTLHATLAGQVEQIEQHEARIQKQTEQLEASRAAIEKRKTDRTTLFGDRDPDAVEQEAQTALDAARKETDAAKNQLNERKQALSLARQNFQSLEKRIQETQQQLDEAEPSFAAAMAAAGFESEAAWLSSRLEDAEQSKLEARAAELKHRHTRLAALEAEKSRQLQAERAQKHAETSPEEYEALVDSCNEHLQRIGTFKSRIEQNRQAAELHRNKLGELEKQQIECNRWNLLHDLIGSADGKKFRNFAQGLTFELMVSHANQQLSKMSDRYLLVRDKRQPLDLNVIDNYQAGEERPVKNLSGGESFIVSLSLALGLSRMASKTIRVDSLFLDEGFGTLDEDALETALEALAELKQDGKLIGVISHVGALKERIGTQINVETTSGGRSRLAGTGISTTIAK from the coding sequence ATGAAAATTCTCGAACTACGTTTCAAGAACCTGAACTCGCTGTATGGCGAGTGGTGCGTCGACTTTTCGGATCCGGCGTTCGTGGCGGATGGGTTGTTCGCGATCACGGGCGCGACGGGTTCGGGAAAGTCGACCCTTCTGGATGCGCTTTGCCTGGCGCTTTATGGCCAGACACCGAGGATTAAGAATATTTCGAAAAGTGAAAACGAGGTGATGTCGCGCCAGACGGGCGAATGCTTTGCCGAGGTGCATTTCGAAACCGCGAAGGGAACGTACCGCACCCACTGGCACCAGCAGCGCGCGCGTAAAAAACCGGATGGGGCCTTGCAGGCGCCGAGACGCGAGATTGCCGACCATCGGGGAACGATCCTGGCAACTAAACTGCGGGAGGTGCAGGAGACGATCGACGATGTGGTGGGGATGGGCTTTGACCGTTTCACCCGTTCGATCCTGCTGGCGCAGGGCAGTTTCGACTCGTTCCTGAAAGCCGATGCCGATGATCGCTCGCCGATCCTGGAGCAGATAACCGGCACGGGCATCTATACCGAAATCTCCAAGCTGGTGCATCAGCGCAACAGCGCCGAAAACCAAACGCTGAACGAACTGAAGGCCGGGCTGGGCGGCATTCAGCTACTGGGTGCCGATGAACTGGAGCAGCTGGCCTTCGACCTGGAACAGGGGGAAGAAAAGCACCGGGCGGAAAGTGAAAAGCGCGACGCCGCCAAGGCCGCGCTGGATGGCCTGAAACGAATCGAAACACTGACGCATGAGTTGGAGACGAACCGGGCGGAGCAGGAAGCCTTGCGCGGGGAGCATGCCACCTTCAAGCCCGACGCCGAACGCCTGGCCACCGCCAAACGCGCCCAGCCGTTGGCGGTCGCCCACGCCAAACTGGTAAACGTTCGTAACGAGCTCAGAAAAACAGAAGCCGAACTGCAAACGGCCACCGCCGCGCTTCCCAATTTGGAAGAGCAGCAAAGCAACGCGATGGCCGCATACGAAACCGCAGGGAAACGGCTCGAAGAGAAAGAAGCCGCGCAACAGCAACAGGCACCGCTTTTGAAGCAGGCGCGTGCGTTCGACACCCAAATTTCCGAACGCTCCACCACGTTGAACAAGGAACAAGACGAACTCAAGAAACTACAAGGAGAACTAAACAGCCTGCAAAACAAGCAGGCCGGAAATCAGACCCAGCTGGAAAAACTTCAGGCCCAACAAGTCGACGCCGAGACCTATCAAAGCGAACAGGTCCAAGATGCGGAGCTAGTCGGGCAGTTGGCCGCGATTCTTCAATCATTGGAACAACTGAAAAAACTGACCACTGCCCAACGCGATGCACAACAAGCTGCGAAGCAGGCTGCCTCCGTGGCAGAAAAAGCCGCCAAAACCGCAACGGAAGAATCAGGAAAACTAGCGATCACGCAGAAAACCTTCACCGAAACCGAAGGCTTGCTGGAAACGATCCGCAACGAACTTGCCCCTCTGCTTGACGGCACCGACTGGCACGCCCGGCTTGAAGAACTTCGGCAACGGATCAAAATCGAGCAACGAATTCAGGATGCGCGCGAAGCCATCGCCATAAAGACCGCCGCAGCCGAAGAAGCAGGCAAGGAACTGATCCTGAAAAGGAGCGAGCAGGAAGGACTACAGCGAGAACAGGCGCTCGTTTCTGAAAACCTTCAGCTTCAGCAAAAAATCGAAAGTTTAGAAACCGAACGTGCGTCGCTGGCCGATGGCGAGCCCTGTCCGCTCTGCGGCGCGCTTGAGCATCCCTATGCCACGGGTCTGCCCGCTCGCGAATCGAGTTCGCTTGAAAAGATCAACGCCGCCCTTTCCTCGCTCGGCAATCGGATCAACGCCCTGACCGAGCAACAGTCCGGTGCCAATGCGGAACGCAAAGCCCTCCAAACCGCGCTCACGAAAGATGAAGCCGAGCTTGGCTCCCTCGCACCCGGAAACGCGGAAGAGGTCGAACAGGTCGCCGCCCGTATCGGGCAACTCGCGGAACTGGAACGCCGCGAAAAAGAAACCAAGGCTGCGCTGGACGATGCGCGCGACTCGCTGAGCCATCAAAGGATGGCCCAGCAAAGCGCAAGGCAATCAGCCACCGCCGCGATGGAAAAGGCCGAGACCGTGGAAATCCAACGGATCGAAACTGCAACCGCGCTAAAAGAAGCCCAAAACCAACTCCAACAAAAAGTCGAGCCGTTCGGCATTCCCCTATCCCCCGAAACCGCTTCCCAGCTCACCGCCCGCCACGACCAATGGATCGAGGCGGACAAACAAACCACTGAACTGAAGCAAACCATCTCGACCCTGCACGCCACCCTTGCCGGCCAGGTGGAACAAATCGAACAGCATGAAGCGCGCATCCAAAAACAGACGGAACAGCTGGAAGCCAGCCGGGCCGCCATCGAAAAACGGAAAACGGATCGGACAACCCTCTTTGGCGACCGCGACCCCGACGCCGTGGAACAGGAAGCCCAAACCGCACTCGATGCCGCGCGCAAGGAAACCGACGCCGCAAAAAACCAATTGAACGAAAGGAAGCAAGCCCTCTCTCTCGCCCGGCAAAACTTCCAGTCATTGGAAAAGAGAATCCAGGAAACACAGCAGCAATTGGACGAAGCCGAACCGTCCTTCGCCGCAGCAATGGCCGCGGCCGGTTTTGAAAGCGAGGCCGCGTGGCTTTCCTCCCGGCTAGAAGACGCGGAGCAATCCAAGCTCGAAGCGCGTGCCGCTGAACTCAAGCACCGCCACACGCGCCTCGCCGCACTGGAAGCCGAAAAGTCCCGGCAGCTCCAGGCCGAACGCGCACAGAAACATGCCGAAACCTCGCCGGAGGAATATGAGGCTCTGGTCGATTCCTGCAACGAACACCTGCAACGGATCGGAACCTTCAAGAGCCGCATTGAGCAAAACCGGCAGGCGGCGGAACTGCACCGAAACAAACTTGGAGAACTCGAAAAGCAACAGATCGAATGCAACCGCTGGAACCTGCTGCACGATCTGATCGGCTCGGCCGACGGGAAAAAATTCCGCAACTTTGCGCAGGGGCTCACCTTCGAGCTGATGGTCTCGCACGCCAATCAGCAGCTGTCCAAAATGAGCGACCGCTACCTCCTCGTCCGCGACAAACGGCAACCGCTCGACCTCAACGTGATCGACAACTATCAGGCCGGGGAAGAGCGGCCGGTGAAGAATCTGTCCGGCGGTGAAAGCTTTATCGTCAGCCTTTCGCTTGCGCTGGGCCTTTCGCGCATGGCCAGCAAAACGATCCGCGTCGATTCGCTCTTCCTCGACGAAGGCTTCGGCACGCTCGACGAAGACGCGCTGGAAACCGCGCTTGAAGCCCTGGCCGAACTCAAGCAAGACGGTAAGCTGATCGGGGTTATCTCGCACGTCGGCGCACTCAAAGAGCGCATCGGAACGCAAATCAATGTAGAAACCACCAGCGGCGGGCGCAGTCGGCTTGCAGGAACCGGGATTTCCACTACTATCGCGAAATAA
- a CDS encoding Crp/Fnr family transcriptional regulator — protein sequence MNIELFINEAPFFKGLSEEHRGELARICRLAKVKKREYLFHEGEKGSDMFLLVDGNIQLHKNTEDGREVVIRVIKPGDVFAEVVLFERERYPVSARAVTPADVLVFPKAGIHRLLAEEGFRNDFIALLMAKQRYLAERIQELTTKDVEHRFFTFLRNQYGEKETIHTPLSKKDIAAAIGTTPESLSRLILRLTDDEIIDWKGKEIKILSNPWKWLD from the coding sequence ATGAATATTGAGCTGTTTATCAACGAAGCCCCCTTCTTCAAGGGATTGTCCGAAGAGCACCGCGGCGAACTCGCGAGGATATGCCGCCTGGCAAAGGTGAAGAAACGCGAATACCTGTTCCACGAAGGCGAAAAGGGCAGCGATATGTTTTTGCTCGTTGATGGCAACATCCAGTTGCACAAGAATACCGAGGATGGGCGCGAGGTGGTGATTCGGGTCATCAAGCCCGGCGACGTGTTCGCCGAGGTGGTCTTGTTTGAGCGGGAGCGCTATCCCGTTTCGGCCCGTGCCGTAACCCCGGCCGACGTGCTGGTGTTTCCGAAGGCGGGCATCCACCGCCTACTGGCGGAGGAGGGTTTCCGCAACGACTTCATTGCACTACTCATGGCCAAGCAGCGTTATCTGGCCGAGCGCATCCAGGAGCTAACCACCAAGGATGTCGAGCACCGCTTCTTCACCTTCCTTCGCAACCAGTACGGCGAAAAGGAAACCATCCACACGCCGTTGTCCAAGAAGGATATCGCCGCCGCGATCGGCACCACGCCCGAAAGCCTCTCGCGCCTGATCCTGCGCCTGACCGATGACGAGATCATCGATTGGAAAGGCAAGGAGATAAAAATCCTTTCCAATCCCTGGAAGTGGCTGGACTGA
- the hemB gene encoding porphobilinogen synthase yields the protein MFPEVRLRRLRQSAGIRRMLDAPLPPPATFMWPTFVIEGEGKREEIESMPGQYRLSIDQLLIELEPMVETGIGSILLFGLAEDAKKDSNGSEAYNEDGTVQRAIRLVKNKFPDLVVAADACVCAYTDHGHCGPLTRSGEVDNDAAIANLAKICVSQAAAGADIVAPSAMMDGQIMAIREGLDDAGLIETILMSYSTKFASSMYGPFRDAEKSKPGKGDRKGYQASYGDLRTALRESEFDEAEGADMLMVKPSLFYLDILAELRATTDLPLAAYNVSGEYSMLHATAQRGWGDLKAMVQESTMALTRAGADILISYWANQYNELFRD from the coding sequence ATGTTTCCCGAAGTACGACTTAGACGCCTGCGCCAGAGCGCGGGCATCCGCAGAATGCTGGATGCCCCCCTGCCGCCCCCTGCAACATTCATGTGGCCAACGTTTGTGATCGAAGGCGAGGGCAAGCGCGAGGAAATCGAATCGATGCCCGGCCAATACCGCCTGAGCATCGACCAGTTGCTGATCGAGCTTGAGCCGATGGTTGAAACCGGAATCGGCAGCATCCTGCTGTTCGGGCTGGCCGAAGACGCGAAAAAGGATTCCAACGGCTCCGAAGCCTACAATGAAGATGGAACCGTCCAGCGCGCCATTCGCCTGGTTAAAAACAAGTTCCCCGATCTCGTGGTTGCCGCCGACGCTTGCGTCTGCGCCTATACCGACCATGGCCACTGCGGCCCGCTGACCCGCTCCGGCGAGGTCGACAACGATGCCGCCATTGCAAACCTCGCCAAGATCTGCGTTTCGCAGGCGGCGGCGGGCGCAGACATTGTTGCGCCCAGCGCCATGATGGATGGGCAGATCATGGCCATCCGCGAAGGACTCGACGATGCCGGACTGATTGAAACCATCCTGATGAGCTATTCCACCAAGTTTGCCTCCTCCATGTACGGCCCGTTCCGCGATGCGGAAAAATCGAAGCCCGGCAAGGGCGACCGCAAGGGGTATCAGGCATCGTATGGAGATCTTAGAACCGCGTTGAGGGAATCGGAATTCGACGAAGCCGAAGGGGCCGACATGCTGATGGTCAAACCCTCGCTCTTCTACCTCGACATCCTCGCCGAGCTGCGGGCCACCACCGACCTGCCGCTCGCGGCCTACAACGTCAGCGGCGAATATTCCATGCTCCACGCCACCGCCCAGCGCGGCTGGGGCGACCTCAAGGCCATGGTACAGGAATCGACCATGGCCCTCACCCGCGCCGGAGCCGACATTCTCATCTCCTACTGGGCGAACCAGTATAACGAACTATTCCGGGATTGA
- a CDS encoding exonuclease SbcCD subunit D C-terminal domain-containing protein, with the protein MKVLHTSDWHLGRSLYGRRRHDEFAEFLDWLAEHIEHEQIDLLLIAGDVFDTTSPGNHAQELYYSFLCRIAHSVACRQVVVIGGNHDSPSFLNAPKALLGALRVHVVGAINTGNPDDEIVVCRNAAGDPEAIVCAVPYLRDRDIRQAEAGESIDDKRAKLAEGYRAHYSNIGNRAEAARGDRDLPIIGMGHCFAAGGTTVADDGVRDLNVGSLDQVEAAAFPACFDYLALGHLHVPQRVAHSDTMRYCGSPIPMGFGEANQQKLVLEIDFEGRAPTVTEISVPCFQPLRRIAGTLDEILEALKQLTLERSTAWIEIEYTGDEIVPDLRDQVEAAIDGTNLEIRRIKNRRVIDRVLQRIDTAETLDDLEPTDVFARCLEAHAIPYGQRPELTAAYAEILQTHAEGDIHAE; encoded by the coding sequence ATGAAAGTCCTGCACACCTCCGACTGGCACCTCGGGCGCTCGCTTTATGGCCGCCGGCGCCATGACGAGTTTGCGGAATTCCTCGACTGGCTGGCGGAACACATTGAGCACGAGCAGATTGATTTGTTGCTGATCGCGGGCGACGTGTTCGACACCACCTCCCCCGGCAACCATGCACAGGAACTCTACTATTCCTTCCTCTGCCGCATCGCCCATTCGGTCGCCTGCCGCCAGGTCGTCGTCATTGGCGGCAACCACGATTCGCCCTCGTTCCTGAACGCACCCAAGGCGTTGCTGGGCGCGCTGCGCGTCCATGTGGTTGGAGCCATCAATACCGGAAACCCGGACGACGAAATCGTTGTCTGCCGCAATGCCGCCGGCGATCCGGAAGCCATCGTCTGCGCCGTCCCCTACCTGCGCGACCGCGACATCCGCCAAGCCGAGGCGGGGGAATCGATCGACGACAAACGCGCCAAGCTCGCCGAGGGCTACCGCGCACACTATTCCAACATCGGCAACCGCGCCGAAGCCGCGCGCGGCGACCGCGACCTGCCCATCATCGGGATGGGGCACTGCTTCGCCGCCGGCGGAACCACCGTGGCCGACGACGGCGTGCGCGACCTCAACGTCGGCTCGCTCGACCAGGTGGAGGCTGCCGCCTTTCCCGCCTGCTTCGATTATCTCGCACTCGGCCACCTCCATGTTCCGCAGCGGGTAGCCCATAGCGACACCATGCGCTACTGCGGCTCCCCCATCCCCATGGGCTTCGGCGAAGCCAACCAGCAAAAGCTCGTCCTGGAAATCGACTTCGAAGGCCGCGCGCCAACCGTCACCGAAATCTCCGTTCCCTGCTTCCAGCCCCTCCGCCGCATCGCCGGAACGCTGGACGAAATCCTCGAAGCCCTCAAGCAGCTCACGCTGGAACGCAGCACCGCCTGGATCGAAATCGAATATACCGGCGACGAAATCGTCCCCGACCTGCGCGACCAGGTTGAAGCGGCCATCGACGGTACGAACCTCGAAATCCGCCGCATCAAAAACCGCCGCGTCATCGACCGCGTCCTCCAGCGGATCGACACCGCCGAAACCCTCGACGACCTTGAACCCACCGACGTCTTCGCCCGTTGCCTCGAAGCCCACGCAATCCCCTACGGCCAGCGCCCCGAGCTCACCGCCGCCTACGCCGAAATCCTCCAAACCCACGCAGAGGGTGATATTCACGCGGAATAG